Proteins encoded by one window of Akkermansia muciniphila ATCC BAA-835:
- the ybeY gene encoding rRNA maturation RNase YbeY, which translates to MKPNLELYNHLGEGRLSSSVTDALIGALESCLPSVLALPEGPVPVLSGLDEVEISVVSDDVIRDVHARFLNDPTATDVITFPHGDGIGEIIVSFDTAIRQASEFREPVFRELFRYMVHGLLHLHGYIDTEPEERERMFSCQEPLVRKFGATLVDIPFTHDRCSGA; encoded by the coding sequence ATGAAACCGAATCTTGAACTCTACAATCATTTGGGGGAGGGGAGGCTCAGTTCATCCGTTACGGATGCCCTGATTGGAGCCTTGGAGAGTTGTCTTCCGTCCGTGTTGGCGTTGCCTGAAGGTCCTGTCCCCGTACTTTCCGGATTGGATGAAGTAGAAATCAGCGTGGTTTCCGATGACGTCATCCGGGATGTGCATGCCCGTTTTTTGAATGATCCGACGGCGACGGATGTCATTACTTTTCCGCATGGAGACGGAATAGGAGAGATCATCGTCAGCTTTGATACCGCTATCCGGCAGGCTTCGGAATTCAGAGAACCTGTTTTCAGAGAACTTTTCCGGTACATGGTGCATGGTCTTCTGCATCTGCACGGATATATAGATACGGAACCGGAGGAACGGGAACGCATGTTTTCTTGTCAGGAGCCTCTGGTGCGGAAGTTTGGAGCGACCCTGGTGGACATACCTTTTACGCATGACCGCTGCTCCGGCGCTTAA
- a CDS encoding HD family phosphohydrolase, with protein sequence MFHFLKKHAAAAAKESASPEGAASVSRSAGDRLDSSLAVSVGLCVLVFIVLQWMGSYSPHWGKSIWHHVSEAFLLFSVTLALMPMYWLCAGSLRRKNKTFVVTWGAVLVQLLFFGLIRHVTADITSDIGNELLYLPYMMAPLVVTVLLGPLLGMFATISICMLGGFFILPEQYAPEKQVQFWILSSLSGMLTVLLTHNLRNRAQLLRAGFFVGLLVMVLCCIMGVINLQAWDYNLTGVLVCLAVAFGVSMLTSVLISGVLPIIEGAFKIITPISWLEMADMNRPLMKRLQMEAPGTFHHCLMVAQLAEAAAEAIGANPIECRVEAYYHDIGKMQNPLYFIENIMDGPNPHDELTPSMSARIIIDHVQDGVALARENNLPRPLVDVIEQHHGTSLAYFFYRKALQYRDEILSRVESGLASPDDVPEVVESNFRYKGPNPQSKETGIVSLADIVESATRSMGKISCEEMQKRVDELLKQRVVDGHLDDCGLTFGDLKKIRNSFIKTLKSIHHNRIAYPSHNPEAKIEKNAFSDVSVREKEEKAVKKEGEGKAVPEIMELPDAGTLQEGKSTETEMKNGADAEENETES encoded by the coding sequence ATGTTTCATTTTCTGAAAAAGCATGCCGCCGCAGCGGCAAAAGAAAGTGCCTCCCCGGAAGGGGCTGCCTCCGTGTCCCGTTCAGCCGGTGACCGTTTGGATTCCAGCCTGGCGGTATCCGTCGGGTTGTGCGTGCTGGTTTTCATCGTGCTTCAATGGATGGGCAGTTACAGTCCCCACTGGGGAAAATCCATATGGCATCATGTGTCGGAAGCTTTTCTGCTTTTTTCCGTGACGCTGGCGCTGATGCCTATGTACTGGTTATGCGCCGGTTCCCTGCGCAGGAAAAACAAAACCTTTGTCGTCACGTGGGGGGCGGTTCTGGTCCAGCTCCTGTTTTTTGGTCTCATCCGGCATGTAACGGCTGACATTACTTCCGATATAGGCAATGAACTTTTGTACCTTCCCTATATGATGGCTCCGTTGGTTGTCACGGTGCTGCTGGGACCTCTTTTGGGCATGTTTGCCACTATTTCCATCTGCATGCTTGGCGGATTTTTCATTCTGCCGGAGCAATATGCTCCGGAAAAGCAGGTCCAATTCTGGATTCTGAGCTCTCTCTCCGGCATGCTTACCGTGTTGCTTACCCATAACCTGCGGAATCGTGCTCAGTTGCTGCGAGCGGGCTTCTTTGTGGGGCTGCTTGTCATGGTGCTGTGTTGCATCATGGGTGTCATCAATCTCCAGGCATGGGACTACAACCTTACTGGAGTTCTGGTTTGCCTGGCCGTGGCTTTTGGCGTAAGCATGCTGACCAGCGTGCTGATCAGCGGTGTCCTGCCTATCATAGAAGGAGCTTTTAAAATCATTACGCCCATTTCCTGGCTGGAAATGGCGGATATGAACCGCCCTCTCATGAAAAGGCTGCAAATGGAAGCTCCGGGAACCTTTCACCATTGCCTGATGGTTGCCCAGCTGGCGGAAGCTGCGGCGGAAGCCATTGGGGCCAATCCCATTGAATGCCGGGTGGAGGCCTACTACCATGACATTGGCAAGATGCAAAACCCCCTTTATTTCATTGAAAATATCATGGACGGCCCCAATCCCCATGATGAGCTGACGCCCAGCATGAGCGCCCGTATCATCATCGACCACGTTCAGGACGGGGTGGCATTGGCCAGGGAGAACAACCTTCCGCGTCCTTTGGTGGACGTTATAGAGCAGCATCACGGCACGTCACTGGCTTACTTCTTTTACCGGAAAGCCCTCCAATACCGTGATGAGATTCTGAGCCGCGTGGAAAGCGGCCTGGCGTCTCCGGATGACGTCCCGGAGGTGGTGGAATCCAACTTCCGTTACAAGGGGCCCAACCCGCAGAGCAAGGAAACGGGAATCGTCAGCCTGGCGGACATCGTGGAAAGCGCCACGCGCTCCATGGGTAAAATTTCCTGTGAGGAAATGCAGAAAAGGGTGGATGAACTTTTGAAGCAACGGGTGGTGGACGGCCATTTGGACGATTGCGGCCTTACCTTCGGAGATCTCAAAAAGATTCGCAACAGTTTCATTAAGACGCTGAAAAGCATCCACCACAACCGCATTGCCTATCCTTCTCACAATCCGGAGGCAAAAATTGAGAAAAATGCTTTCTCTGATGTGTCCGTCAGGGAAAAAGAAGAGAAAGCGGTGAAAAAGGAAGGTGAAGGAAAAGCCGTTCCTGAAATCATGGAGTTGCCCGATGCCGGAACCCTTCAAGAGGGAAAATCCACGGAAACGGAGATGAAGAACGGAGCGGATGCGGAGGAAAATGAAACCGAATCTTGA
- the plsX gene encoding phosphate acyltransferase PlsX — translation MKIALDVMGGDNAPDINVDGAKRALQDFPLIEKIYLVGREETVRSSCDRWGLSGPRVEIVPAAEVVEMNESGLLAVRKKKNSSMSISVDLVKSGDADAVVSAGNTGAAVAAATVKLRLLDGVERAGIVTQLPNEFGVCNVTDTGANPDAKPRHLVGYAVMASILARSVYGKQMPKVGVMSNGSEDEKGTDFTKGTFCLLKHLEERGALPFKFVGNVEGHDLFEHEIDVALTDGFTGNVLLKTCEATAKAFSKWLKEELKANPFRMVGAACASGAFRAMKARLSADSVGGSPLLGVRGVTIIAHGSSTPVAIRNALRVSMEMVQQGVNPLIEEEMARLGTIPEVAEVYPK, via the coding sequence ATGAAGATTGCACTGGATGTGATGGGCGGCGACAACGCGCCCGATATTAACGTGGACGGGGCGAAGCGGGCCCTGCAGGATTTTCCTCTCATTGAAAAAATTTATCTTGTGGGAAGGGAAGAAACGGTGCGCAGCTCTTGTGACCGCTGGGGGCTTTCCGGCCCGCGCGTGGAGATCGTTCCGGCTGCGGAAGTTGTGGAAATGAATGAATCCGGATTGTTGGCGGTGAGAAAGAAAAAAAATTCATCCATGTCCATTTCCGTGGATCTGGTCAAGTCCGGAGATGCGGATGCCGTGGTCAGCGCGGGCAATACGGGGGCGGCTGTAGCGGCTGCCACCGTCAAACTGAGGTTGCTGGATGGTGTGGAACGTGCGGGCATTGTGACCCAGCTTCCGAATGAATTCGGAGTCTGCAATGTGACTGATACCGGAGCCAACCCGGATGCCAAGCCCCGGCATTTGGTAGGGTATGCCGTTATGGCCAGCATTCTGGCGCGTTCTGTTTACGGCAAACAGATGCCTAAGGTGGGAGTTATGAGCAATGGCTCTGAAGATGAAAAGGGAACAGATTTTACCAAGGGAACTTTTTGTCTGTTGAAGCATTTGGAGGAGCGCGGTGCGCTCCCTTTTAAATTCGTAGGAAATGTGGAAGGCCACGATCTTTTTGAACATGAAATAGATGTGGCTCTGACAGACGGTTTTACCGGAAACGTCCTGTTGAAAACATGCGAGGCTACCGCCAAGGCTTTCAGCAAATGGCTGAAAGAGGAACTTAAGGCAAATCCGTTCCGTATGGTTGGAGCTGCCTGCGCCTCCGGAGCATTCCGTGCCATGAAAGCGCGCCTTTCTGCGGACTCCGTAGGGGGAAGCCCTCTTCTGGGCGTCAGGGGCGTGACCATCATTGCGCATGGCAGTTCTACCCCTGTAGCCATTCGCAATGCCCTGAGAGTTTCCATGGAAATGGTGCAGCAGGGCGTCAACCCCCTCATAGAAGAGGAGATGGCCCGGCTGGGCACTATTCCGGAGGTTGCCGAAGTGTACCCCAAATAA
- the rpmF gene encoding 50S ribosomal protein L32 yields the protein MAAPKRRTSKMKQRTRLAAQAWRAPKLRKCQNCGSSTPGHTACPNCGTYTTRSGKEIVVKAEA from the coding sequence ATGGCAGCACCTAAGCGCAGAACGTCCAAGATGAAGCAGCGTACCCGCCTTGCCGCTCAGGCATGGCGCGCGCCGAAGCTCCGCAAGTGCCAGAATTGCGGCAGCAGCACCCCCGGCCATACCGCTTGCCCCAATTGCGGTACGTACACGACCCGTTCCGGCAAGGAAATTGTGGTGAAAGCGGAAGCGTAA